Below is a window of bacterium DNA.
TTCCCAAGTTGAACGAACTGCAAAAAGCGGTGATAAGGATGCGAAACTTGCTTTTGATGTGCTGAGCAAAGTCAAAGCACAACTCAATGACGGAAAACCGGTTCGTCTGATGAGTTTATCCGAAAATGACCGCAAAGCTATCGCGGATCTTTTTTTGCTTACAGACAAACCCGTGCTTTATATATGCAATGTATCGGAGAGCGATGTACTCACGGAAAATAATTATGTCAAACAAGTCCGCTCCATTGCCGAAAAAGAAAATGCACGTGTTGTTGTGATTTCGGGGCAGATCGAATCAGAAATTCAGCAATTACCTGAAGAAGAACGTAAGGGATTTCTCGAAAGTTTAGGTCTCAAGGAACCGGGGCTTCATGCGCTTATTCGTGAAACATATTCGTTATTGGATATGATTTCTTTTCTTACCGCCGGCGTCGAAGAAGTGCGTGCATGGACGATCACACGCGGCACTAAAAATCCTCAGGCCGCCGGAGTGATCCATTCGGATTTTGAAAAAGGCTTTATATGCGCGGATGTGATTTGGTGGGAAGATTTTGTCAAACACGGAGGCGAACAAGCCTGTAAAGACAAAGGCCTGCTCCGTACCGAAGGAAAAGAATACGTCGTCAAAGACGGCGACGTAATGCACTTTAAGTTTAATGTGTAAGAATAGACATTAAATCTTAAATCTAGAAAACTACAGCATTTTCCAGAGTGTTTTGACCAATTTTTCTAGCCCCGTTTGGGCAACCGAGGATATCATCAATACGGGTGTGCCATCTTTCATTTTGGTTCGTTTGGGCAATGTATCTACCGTATCTATTTTGGTCAATACGACGAGACGGGGACGATTGAGTAATTCTTTATTAAAAGCCTTAAGTTCCTTTTTTAACGTCACATAATCTTTTTCGGGGTTTGCGCTTTGCACATCAATCAGAAAGGCAAGCGCTTTAGTACGTTCAATGTGTTTCAAAAACTGAACACCCAAACCTTTACCCTCATGAGCGCCTTCGATCAAACCTGGAATATCTGCCAATACCAGTGAGCGATACTCACCGATTTTGATAATACCCAGATTCGGCGTTAATGTTGTAAAAGGATAGTTCGCTATTTTAGGTTTGGCCGCTGTTACTGACGCCAGCAAAGTAGATTTCCCGGCATTGGGAAAACCGACAAGTCCTACATCTGCCAATACTTTAAGTTCAAGATCCAGAAATTTTTCTTCACCGCGTTCGCCGGGCGTAAATTCGCGCGGCGTGCGATTGGTAGGCGACTTAAAACGTGAATTTCCCTTACCACCTTGACCGCCTTTGGCGAGAACGGCGCGTTGTCTGTTTTCGGTAAGATCACACAGCAATTCACCGGTTTCCTGATCCTTGATGATCGTCCCGACAGGTACTTTGATTACAATATCATCCGCAAAACGACCGGACATATTTTGGCTGCCGCCTTTTTGTCCGTGCTGGGCACGAAAAATGCGATGATGAACGATGTCCTGAAGCGTATGAAGATTTTCATCGGCTTCAAAAACTACATCACCACCTTTGCCGCCGTCACCGCCGTCCGGGCCGCCTTTGGGAATAAATTTTTCCCTGCGAAAACTTACACAGCCGTCGCCGCCATGACCGGCCCGCACTTGTATTTGTACAAAATCAATGAA
It encodes the following:
- the ychF gene encoding redox-regulated ATPase YchF, with amino-acid sequence MPLRCGIVGLPNVGKSTIFNALTAAGALAANYPFATIEPNVGVVTVPDHRIDALTKVVKPKRVLYTTVNFVDIAGLVKGANAGEGLGNQFLSHIREVDAIGHVVRCFDNADVVHVEGSVNPERDIAIIDTELVLKDLESVNKRISQVERTAKSGDKDAKLAFDVLSKVKAQLNDGKPVRLMSLSENDRKAIADLFLLTDKPVLYICNVSESDVLTENNYVKQVRSIAEKENARVVVISGQIESEIQQLPEEERKGFLESLGLKEPGLHALIRETYSLLDMISFLTAGVEEVRAWTITRGTKNPQAAGVIHSDFEKGFICADVIWWEDFVKHGGEQACKDKGLLRTEGKEYVVKDGDVMHFKFNV
- the obgE gene encoding GTPase ObgE, with the protein product MFIDFVQIQVRAGHGGDGCVSFRREKFIPKGGPDGGDGGKGGDVVFEADENLHTLQDIVHHRIFRAQHGQKGGSQNMSGRFADDIVIKVPVGTIIKDQETGELLCDLTENRQRAVLAKGGQGGKGNSRFKSPTNRTPREFTPGERGEEKFLDLELKVLADVGLVGFPNAGKSTLLASVTAAKPKIANYPFTTLTPNLGIIKIGEYRSLVLADIPGLIEGAHEGKGLGVQFLKHIERTKALAFLIDVQSANPEKDYVTLKKELKAFNKELLNRPRLVVLTKIDTVDTLPKRTKMKDGTPVLMISSVAQTGLEKLVKTLWKML